The Magnetospirillum sp. genome includes a region encoding these proteins:
- a CDS encoding DUF1127 domain-containing protein, with protein MASLVQHDSVDVRRAWIAVFVALGGALGASARFLMAAQERAQQRARLAELGPDELKDMGLTRGDVERTLQRPEYWR; from the coding sequence ATGGCAAGCTTGGTCCAGCACGACAGCGTGGATGTTCGCCGCGCTTGGATCGCGGTATTTGTGGCCCTTGGCGGAGCACTCGGCGCCAGCGCGCGCTTTTTGATGGCAGCCCAAGAGCGCGCCCAGCAGCGCGCGCGCCTCGCCGAGTTGGGGCCGGATGAGCTCAAGGATATGGGCCTCACGCGCGGCGACGTCGAACGCACGCTGCAGCGCCCCGAATACTGGCGCTAG
- a CDS encoding NADPH:quinone oxidoreductase family protein, protein MRAIGCSAFADPPVLRLGDLPIPSPGPGEVRLRVRAAGVNFADTLMVRGKYQAKPEFPFVPGMEMAGEIDGLGAGVTGFAIGTRVLATAEHGAFAEFAIARAADTVAIPDAMDYATAAAFPIVYGTAHGGLLWRANLQAGETLLVLGAAGGVGLAAVEVGKAMGAIVYAGTSDDARGRLAMAHGADTAINYATEDLRAVVRTLTRDKGIDVVFDPVGGPAFDAALRAVAWEGRIVVVGFAAGAVPQIPANLLLVKNAAALGFFWGSYRRHDPARLQASLSTLIGWWQQGLLKPHVDARFKLADAVTALAHLTERKGTGKAVIEIA, encoded by the coding sequence ATGCGCGCGATCGGCTGCAGCGCTTTTGCCGATCCGCCCGTGCTGCGGCTGGGCGATTTGCCGATCCCGTCGCCCGGCCCCGGCGAAGTGCGGCTGCGCGTGCGCGCGGCGGGCGTGAATTTCGCCGACACGCTGATGGTGCGCGGCAAGTACCAGGCCAAGCCCGAATTCCCGTTTGTGCCCGGCATGGAAATGGCCGGCGAAATCGACGGGCTGGGTGCGGGCGTGACCGGCTTTGCCATCGGCACACGCGTGCTCGCCACCGCCGAACACGGGGCTTTCGCCGAGTTCGCGATCGCGCGCGCGGCCGACACGGTCGCAATTCCGGACGCGATGGATTACGCGACCGCCGCCGCCTTTCCCATCGTCTACGGCACGGCGCATGGCGGCTTGCTTTGGCGCGCAAACCTGCAGGCGGGCGAAACGCTGCTCGTCCTCGGGGCGGCAGGCGGCGTGGGGCTCGCGGCCGTCGAAGTCGGCAAGGCGATGGGCGCCATCGTCTATGCCGGAACCAGCGACGATGCGCGCGGGCGCCTGGCGATGGCGCACGGGGCGGACACGGCCATCAACTACGCGACCGAAGATCTGCGCGCCGTGGTGCGCACCCTCACGCGCGACAAGGGCATCGACGTCGTATTCGATCCAGTGGGCGGCCCCGCCTTCGATGCGGCCTTGCGCGCGGTCGCGTGGGAAGGGCGCATCGTCGTGGTGGGGTTCGCGGCCGGTGCCGTGCCGCAGATCCCGGCCAATCTGCTGCTCGTCAAGAATGCGGCAGCGCTCGGCTTTTTCTGGGGCAGCTATCGGCGCCACGATCCGGCGCGCCTGCAGGCCTCGCTTTCCACGCTGATCGGCTGGTGGCAGCAAGGGCTCTTGAAGCCGCATGTCGATGCGCGTTTCAAACTCGCCGATGCCGTCACGGCCTTGGCTCATCTCACCGAGCGCAAGGGGACAGGCAAAGCTGTGATCGAAATCGCATGA
- a CDS encoding cystathionine gamma-lyase, with the protein MTDPDDIRIAKLLHARADLAPGDPIAPPIVLASSFHIPGLPADAPFQYGRFHNPSWDAVEHALALLEDAPVVGFPSGMAAIAAVLYSTLRSGDRILLPSDGYYTTRALSERFLAPLGVAFDTRATAKFLEGGFAGYRLVWIETPSNPGLDVCDIAEVCAAAHAAGAIVCVDNTTLTPLGQRPLDLGADLVVAADTKAPAGHSDVLFGHVASRDEKQLAAVRDWRKLGGAIPGPFEAWLVHRGLETLELRYARQCENALAIAQRLAVHKATVSVRYPGLGNDPSHTIARKQMRRFGGLVGVTFADEAAAETFIACPFIRPSTSFGSVHTSAERRARWGDAVAPGYVRLSVGCEPLEALWGAMDESLSQL; encoded by the coding sequence ATGACCGACCCCGACGACATCCGCATCGCCAAGCTCCTGCATGCGCGCGCCGATCTCGCCCCCGGCGACCCCATTGCCCCGCCCATCGTGCTCGCAAGTTCATTTCACATTCCGGGGCTGCCGGCCGATGCGCCGTTCCAATACGGCCGCTTCCACAATCCGAGCTGGGATGCGGTCGAGCATGCGCTGGCGCTGCTCGAAGACGCGCCGGTCGTTGGCTTCCCCTCGGGCATGGCCGCGATTGCTGCCGTGCTCTATTCCACGTTGCGCAGCGGCGACCGCATCCTGCTGCCGTCCGACGGCTACTACACCACGCGCGCCTTGAGCGAACGTTTCCTTGCACCGCTCGGCGTTGCGTTCGACACGCGCGCCACGGCGAAATTCCTCGAAGGGGGTTTTGCGGGCTACCGGCTCGTCTGGATCGAAACCCCGTCCAATCCGGGCCTCGACGTGTGCGACATTGCCGAGGTCTGTGCTGCAGCGCACGCCGCCGGTGCGATCGTATGCGTCGACAACACCACGCTCACCCCGCTTGGCCAGCGCCCGCTCGATCTGGGTGCCGATCTCGTGGTCGCGGCCGACACCAAAGCGCCCGCGGGCCATTCGGACGTGCTGTTCGGCCACGTCGCCTCGCGCGACGAAAAGCAGCTGGCGGCCGTGCGCGACTGGCGCAAACTCGGCGGGGCGATCCCCGGCCCGTTCGAAGCGTGGCTCGTGCATCGCGGCCTCGAGACGCTCGAGCTGCGCTATGCCCGCCAATGCGAAAACGCGCTCGCAATCGCCCAGCGCCTGGCCGTGCACAAGGCGACGGTCTCGGTGCGCTATCCCGGCCTTGGCAACGATCCCTCGCACACGATCGCGCGCAAACAGATGCGCCGCTTCGGCGGGCTCGTGGGCGTTACCTTCGCCGACGAAGCTGCCGCCGAAACCTTCATCGCATGCCCCTTCATCCGCCCGAGTACGAGCTTCGGCAGCGTGCACACAAGTGCCGAGCGACGCGCCCGCTGGGGCGACGCGGTGGCACCCGGCTATGTGCGCCTGTCGGTCGGCTGCGAACCGCTCGAAGCTTTGTGGGGCGCGATGGACGAAAGCCTTTCCCAACTCTAG
- a CDS encoding ChrR family anti-sigma-E factor, which yields MTNLAHIPDEWLLDHAAGATPEPVAVLVEAHLALSAPARATYARLASVGGVLLEQQAPAELAADALTCMMARIDASPATLRHTAPAAASALLPAAVSAYTGPSIDALDWRRVVRGVEQATLKLGTTSPYELSLLRIAAGKSIPQHTHEGDELLLVLAGSFEDGRAGYARGDVCAADASVDHAPVADRATDCLCLHVANAPIKLTGPFGRLLNPLLKLARR from the coding sequence ATGACAAACTTGGCCCATATTCCGGACGAATGGCTGCTCGACCACGCCGCCGGCGCCACGCCCGAGCCGGTGGCGGTGCTCGTCGAAGCGCATCTTGCACTGTCCGCACCTGCGCGCGCGACCTATGCGCGCCTCGCTTCCGTGGGCGGCGTTCTGCTCGAACAGCAGGCACCGGCCGAACTCGCCGCCGACGCGCTCACCTGCATGATGGCGCGCATCGATGCGAGCCCCGCAACCTTGCGCCACACCGCACCGGCCGCCGCTTCCGCCCTGCTGCCCGCCGCCGTCAGCGCCTATACGGGCCCGTCGATCGACGCCCTTGACTGGCGGCGCGTGGTGCGCGGCGTGGAACAGGCCACGCTGAAGCTCGGCACGACAAGCCCCTACGAATTGAGCCTGCTGCGCATTGCGGCCGGCAAGTCGATCCCGCAGCACACGCACGAGGGCGACGAACTGCTGCTCGTGCTCGCCGGTTCGTTCGAAGACGGGCGTGCCGGCTATGCGCGCGGCGACGTGTGTGCGGCCGACGCAAGCGTGGACCACGCCCCCGTGGCCGACCGCGCGACGGACTGCCTGTGCCTACATGTGGCCAATGCGCCCATCAAGCTCACGGGTCCGTTCGGGCGCCTTCTCAATCCGCTGCTGAAACTCGCGCGCCGCTAG
- the gcvA gene encoding transcriptional regulator GcvA — protein sequence MAVPRHTPRLPPLNALRAFEAAARHLSLTKAAEELGVTQAAVSHQVKALEEDLGTPLFRRLTRALALTDTGALLAPELGVAFARIAAAAQRAREREAKGTLTISLLYTFALRLVPRLGVFAARHPEIVLRLDNSKHKIDFDREPHDAAIRYTADANAPGLYAVKLFDDALTPLCAPEIAKKIRKPADLFQFEMPDDHNFWDDWKTWLEAAGLDAAPRRRATVYDSTRLAVEAAMEGLGLALGAPYLFESQIASGRLVQPLDLIVPAGKAYWFVCRKADADRPTLKAFRDWLLEETAPQRAAFARIGKAKRRR from the coding sequence ATGGCCGTTCCGCGCCACACGCCCCGCCTGCCGCCGCTCAATGCGCTGCGCGCCTTCGAGGCGGCCGCCCGCCATCTGTCGCTGACGAAGGCGGCGGAGGAACTGGGCGTCACGCAAGCGGCGGTGAGCCACCAGGTCAAAGCGCTCGAAGAAGATCTCGGCACGCCTTTGTTCCGGCGCCTGACGCGTGCGCTTGCCTTGACCGACACGGGCGCTCTGCTCGCACCCGAACTTGGCGTCGCCTTTGCGCGCATTGCGGCAGCCGCCCAGCGTGCGCGCGAGCGCGAAGCCAAAGGCACGCTCACGATCAGCCTGCTCTATACGTTTGCGCTGCGGCTCGTCCCCCGGCTCGGCGTGTTCGCAGCCCGCCATCCCGAGATCGTGCTGCGGCTCGACAATTCGAAGCACAAGATCGATTTCGACCGCGAGCCGCACGACGCCGCGATTCGCTACACGGCAGACGCGAACGCGCCGGGCCTCTACGCCGTCAAACTTTTCGACGATGCGTTGACCCCGCTTTGCGCGCCCGAGATCGCCAAAAAGATCCGCAAGCCTGCCGACCTGTTCCAGTTCGAAATGCCGGACGACCACAATTTTTGGGACGATTGGAAAACTTGGCTCGAAGCGGCGGGCTTGGATGCTGCCCCGCGACGGCGGGCGACCGTCTACGATTCGACGCGCCTTGCGGTCGAAGCGGCGATGGAAGGGCTTGGCCTCGCCTTGGGCGCGCCCTATCTGTTCGAAAGCCAGATCGCGTCGGGCCGCCTCGTGCAGCCGCTCGACCTCATCGTGCCGGCGGGCAAAGCCTATTGGTTCGTGTGCCGCAAAGCGGACGCGGACCGCCCGACGCTCAAAGCTTTTCGGGATTGGCTGTTGGAAGAAACCGCGCCGCAGCGTGCCGCCTTCGCGCGCATCGGCAAAGCCAAGCGGCGGCGATAG
- a CDS encoding sigma-70 family RNA polymerase sigma factor → MRIALDMMLVNRAETLAPRPGRPSAVATAFAGALAPFLNRSIQGAMANDSDPLLPATPTLEALVRDLGAVANRQDRAAFARLFAHFAPRVKGYLMRLGAERAQADDLMQDVMLTVWRKAPGYDPQMASPGTWIFAIARNRRIDALRRDKRADLDPDDPGLMPDTAALPDRVLDARMWETRLAGAIADLPPEQAQMLRLAYYEDRSHGDIASSLRLPLGTVKSRLRLAVARLRTMFESDT, encoded by the coding sequence TTGCGTATCGCACTGGACATGATGCTCGTCAACCGCGCAGAAACCCTCGCCCCACGCCCCGGCCGCCCCAGCGCGGTCGCGACGGCGTTTGCGGGCGCGCTTGCGCCGTTCTTGAACCGCTCTATACAAGGCGCCATGGCCAACGACAGCGACCCGCTTTTGCCGGCAACCCCGACGCTCGAAGCGCTGGTGCGCGATCTGGGGGCGGTGGCCAATCGCCAGGACCGGGCGGCTTTCGCCCGTCTGTTCGCGCATTTCGCCCCGCGCGTGAAGGGCTATCTGATGCGCCTGGGGGCCGAGCGCGCGCAGGCGGACGACCTGATGCAAGACGTGATGCTGACCGTCTGGCGCAAGGCGCCCGGCTACGATCCGCAGATGGCGAGCCCCGGCACCTGGATATTCGCGATCGCGCGCAATCGGCGCATCGACGCACTCCGCCGCGACAAGCGCGCCGATCTCGACCCCGACGATCCGGGCCTAATGCCCGATACCGCCGCCCTGCCCGACCGCGTGCTCGATGCCCGCATGTGGGAGACGCGGCTGGCGGGGGCGATCGCCGATCTGCCGCCCGAACAGGCGCAGATGCTGCGCCTTGCCTATTACGAAGACCGCTCGCACGGCGACATCGCTTCGAGCCTGCGGCTGCCGCTCGGCACGGTCAAGTCGCGCCTGCGGCTTGCCGTGGCGCGGCTTCGCACTATGTTTGAGAGCGACACATGA
- the rlmN gene encoding 23S rRNA (adenine(2503)-C(2))-methyltransferase RlmN, producing the protein MLEPIVPAPALAPFKESLPAPQSPDGRSNLVGLTRQELAELFKELGEPAFRARQLWGWIYAKGARDFDDMTDMSKKLRAKLAERYAVHRPEISRLQDSIDGTKKWLLRFPDGQEIETVHIPEEDRGTLCISSQVGCTLTCKFCHTGTQRLVRDLTPAEIVGQIMLAKDTFDEWPGPEGNRKLTNIVLMGMGEPLFNYANVAKAMKIAMDEEGLAISKRKITLSTSGVAPMIKRCGEELRVMLAISLHAVTDELRDVLVPLNKKYPIAELMEACRNYPSLSNARRITFEYVMLKGVNDSPADARALVKLISGIPAKVNLIPFNAWPGAPFECSTNEAIEKFSQIVFDAGYSSPVRTPRGRDISAACGQLKSESQKIRRSLLDAAAAASSGDAS; encoded by the coding sequence ATGCTCGAGCCCATCGTCCCAGCCCCCGCCTTGGCGCCCTTCAAGGAAAGCCTGCCCGCCCCGCAAAGTCCGGACGGGCGCAGCAACCTTGTGGGGCTCACGCGCCAGGAGCTGGCCGAGCTTTTCAAAGAGCTCGGCGAGCCGGCATTCCGCGCGCGCCAATTGTGGGGCTGGATCTACGCCAAGGGTGCCCGCGATTTCGACGACATGACCGACATGTCGAAGAAGCTGCGCGCCAAATTGGCCGAACGCTACGCCGTGCACCGGCCCGAGATCAGCCGCCTGCAGGATTCGATCGACGGCACCAAAAAATGGCTGCTGCGCTTCCCCGACGGGCAAGAAATCGAAACCGTCCATATCCCCGAAGAAGACCGCGGCACGCTTTGCATCTCGAGCCAGGTCGGCTGCACGCTCACCTGCAAATTCTGCCACACGGGCACGCAGCGCCTTGTGCGCGACCTCACGCCCGCCGAAATCGTCGGCCAGATCATGCTGGCCAAAGACACGTTCGACGAATGGCCCGGCCCCGAAGGCAACCGCAAACTCACGAACATCGTTTTGATGGGCATGGGCGAGCCTTTGTTCAACTACGCCAACGTCGCCAAGGCGATGAAGATCGCGATGGACGAAGAAGGCCTTGCGATCTCCAAGCGCAAGATCACGCTGTCGACCTCGGGCGTTGCCCCCATGATCAAGCGCTGCGGCGAAGAATTGCGCGTGATGCTGGCGATCTCCTTGCATGCGGTCACGGACGAGCTTCGCGACGTGCTCGTCCCGCTCAACAAGAAGTATCCGATCGCCGAACTCATGGAGGCGTGCCGCAACTACCCGAGCCTGTCGAACGCGCGGCGTATCACGTTCGAATACGTGATGCTGAAGGGCGTCAACGACAGCCCGGCCGATGCGCGCGCGTTGGTGAAGCTCATTTCGGGCATTCCGGCCAAGGTCAATCTGATCCCGTTCAACGCCTGGCCGGGTGCTCCGTTCGAGTGCTCGACAAACGAAGCCATCGAGAAGTTTTCGCAGATCGTGTTCGACGCCGGCTATTCGAGCCCGGTGCGCACGCCGCGCGGGCGCGACATTTCGGCCGCCTGCGGCCAGCTTAAAAGCGAAAGCCAGAAAATCCGCCGCAGCCTGCTCGATGCCGCAGCCGCAGCGAGCAGCGGCGACGCGTCCTAG
- a CDS encoding asparaginase, which produces MNAPLIVEVTRGNAVESRHRTHVAIATPDGTILEAYGDIDLPVFPRSAIKPIQSLGLLESGAADAFGCSNAEIAISAASHGGEPMHTQTVAAWLNRMGLDASDLECGAHLPTHAPSAEGLIRAFEAPTALHNNCSGKHTGMLAVCRHLGWPTKGYIDPSHPLQKEIVARFEAMLGLDLAAAATGFDGCSLPQIAIPVRNLAIGIARLGSPDGLEPMRAAACKRMAAAIVENPFMLAGSGRFCTRTLQAARGRVVLKTGAEGVYMAAIPERRIGIALKVEDGAGRAAEVAMARLLDRLGGFADTPSTEVEALVNPKLVNANGWTVGEIRPAPNW; this is translated from the coding sequence ATGAATGCTCCCTTGATCGTCGAAGTCACGCGCGGCAATGCGGTCGAAAGCCGCCACCGCACGCATGTCGCAATCGCCACGCCCGACGGCACAATCCTCGAAGCGTACGGCGATATCGATCTGCCCGTATTCCCGCGCTCGGCGATCAAGCCGATCCAGTCGCTGGGCTTGCTCGAAAGCGGGGCGGCGGACGCGTTCGGCTGCTCGAATGCCGAGATCGCGATTTCGGCCGCCAGCCACGGCGGCGAGCCCATGCACACGCAGACGGTCGCCGCATGGCTCAATCGCATGGGTCTCGATGCGAGCGATCTCGAATGCGGGGCGCATCTGCCCACGCACGCCCCCAGCGCCGAGGGCCTGATCCGCGCCTTCGAAGCGCCCACCGCACTCCACAATAATTGTTCGGGCAAACACACCGGCATGCTCGCCGTGTGCCGCCATCTTGGTTGGCCCACCAAGGGCTATATCGACCCGTCGCACCCGCTCCAAAAAGAGATCGTGGCGCGCTTCGAGGCGATGCTGGGGCTCGATCTTGCGGCGGCCGCCACCGGCTTCGACGGCTGCTCGCTGCCGCAGATCGCCATCCCGGTGCGCAATCTCGCGATCGGCATCGCGCGCCTCGGGAGCCCCGATGGGCTCGAACCCATGCGCGCCGCCGCGTGCAAGCGCATGGCGGCTGCCATCGTCGAAAACCCATTCATGCTGGCGGGCTCGGGCCGCTTCTGCACGCGCACCTTGCAGGCGGCCCGCGGCCGCGTGGTGCTGAAGACCGGGGCCGAGGGCGTTTACATGGCCGCGATTCCGGAACGGCGCATCGGCATTGCGCTTAAAGTGGAAGACGGGGCGGGCCGTGCGGCCGAAGTCGCGATGGCGCGCCTGCTCGACCGGCTCGGCGGTTTTGCCGACACGCCAAGCACCGAGGTCGAGGCTCTCGTCAATCCGAAACTCGTCAATGCCAACGGTTGGACGGTCGGCGAGATTCGCCCCGCGCCGAATTGGTGA
- a CDS encoding class I SAM-dependent methyltransferase, which translates to MLFVKLVELYGRYGFTIRSSISPFLLTKLSLNSAEDGTFTYAFRKGTNIGNLGGGINMSEVALIEDIGQVLAPKRIFAIGCSFGWSTLALALAMPKAKIVAIDIGMGNGKEGLALTNQIAKENGFDVTGVLGASPDDLAATVAAHFDAPIDMVFIDADHTNEAQSKDYFGIRPHCTTDAVYMFHDVMVCQMLPSFKEIAAATPSHKARVLTRTASGIGILAPKDSHAELHRVLDAYCDPYGAVPV; encoded by the coding sequence ATGCTGTTCGTCAAACTCGTCGAGCTTTATGGCCGCTACGGCTTCACGATCCGCTCGAGCATTTCGCCGTTCCTGCTGACCAAATTGTCGCTGAACAGTGCCGAAGACGGCACCTTCACCTACGCGTTCCGCAAGGGCACGAACATCGGCAATCTCGGCGGCGGCATCAACATGTCGGAGGTGGCGCTGATCGAGGATATCGGCCAGGTGCTCGCCCCCAAACGTATCTTCGCGATCGGCTGTTCGTTCGGCTGGAGCACACTCGCTTTGGCGCTGGCGATGCCCAAGGCCAAGATCGTGGCGATCGATATCGGCATGGGCAACGGCAAAGAGGGCTTGGCGCTGACGAACCAAATCGCCAAGGAAAACGGCTTCGACGTGACCGGCGTGCTGGGTGCGTCACCCGACGATTTGGCCGCCACGGTCGCCGCCCATTTCGACGCCCCCATCGACATGGTGTTCATCGACGCCGACCACACGAACGAAGCGCAGAGCAAAGACTATTTCGGCATCCGCCCGCATTGCACGACCGACGCCGTCTACATGTTCCACGACGTGATGGTCTGCCAGATGCTGCCGTCGTTCAAAGAAATCGCGGCCGCCACGCCCTCGCACAAAGCGCGCGTGCTCACGCGCACGGCGTCGGGTATTGGCATCTTGGCGCCCAAAGACAGCCACGCGGAATTGCACCGCGTGCTCGACGCTTATTGCGATCCTTACGGTGCCGTCCCGGTCTAG
- a CDS encoding TrmH family RNA methyltransferase, which translates to MPRAKGQGPPIMKGYFGIGVEGISKPMNLGALARTAHAFDAAFVFTVAAAFDRHQANLADTSDASQSVPIYDWPTIDAMQLPLGCTLVGIELTDDAIDLPRFRHPRAAAYVLGPERGSLSPAMQALCKFVIKIPTKFCINVSLAGALVMYDRVLSMRTHDARPILPGGTP; encoded by the coding sequence TTGCCGCGCGCCAAAGGGCAAGGTCCGCCGATCATGAAGGGTTATTTCGGCATCGGCGTCGAGGGTATTTCGAAACCCATGAATCTGGGCGCTCTCGCGCGCACCGCGCACGCGTTCGACGCGGCGTTTGTGTTCACGGTCGCGGCCGCGTTCGACCGGCACCAAGCCAATTTGGCCGATACGTCCGACGCCTCGCAGAGCGTGCCGATCTACGATTGGCCGACGATCGACGCGATGCAATTGCCGCTCGGCTGCACGCTTGTGGGCATCGAGCTTACCGACGACGCGATCGATCTGCCGCGCTTCCGCCACCCGCGCGCGGCCGCCTACGTGCTGGGGCCCGAGCGCGGCTCGCTGTCGCCCGCCATGCAGGCCTTGTGCAAATTCGTGATCAAGATCCCGACGAAATTCTGCATCAACGTGTCGCTCGCGGGCGCACTTGTGATGTACGACCGCGTGCTGTCGATGCGCACGCACGACGCGCGCCCGATCCTGCCGGGCGGAACACCTTGA